Proteins encoded in a region of the Mucilaginibacter sabulilitoris genome:
- a CDS encoding RagB/SusD family nutrient uptake outer membrane protein, with product MKKTIIKIFIAGAVVISAASCKKFLTEESLTKLDENKVYSDIGLTETSLKGIYGSWKNIRTDEQGLITMMGTDELQQGAFQMKSDAAKGGLDRYDGNLNSLLNQLANQWNLRWPVVNEAAKIIKGVEKPNISPDSKEGHILGEAYFIRGFVDFELAMYWGEIPIRDLSRENELGVRRQPLKDVWTFIINDLTRASVLCPQTNDPGRATSGAALAMLGKAYMSAPESTGFRNFDKAREAFEKMMGRYTLVPYKDLWDYSKGNTAESILEFQFSPVYPNNNKIQFQIGSRAVQAFFGDGCYYSGYDKVVPTIHAYETVANGGVWEDGDLRRDESIRYNFTYYGETPTLDPILWEDLGNDYDELKPHIKKYEDFRTDKHTDNKINNEWNSGKNIPILRLADIKLCYAECLNELNKTGDAVAVVNEVRTRAWGGTLPNDKRWNTMSQTDFRTNIMEERIRELFAENWRRIDLIRTGKLLELVKARNKWTRQSGTIQPFNVLYPIPDSEMKLNPQITPQDQNPGYK from the coding sequence ATGAAAAAAACCATTATAAAGATATTCATCGCCGGAGCGGTAGTTATTTCTGCCGCCTCCTGCAAAAAATTTCTAACCGAGGAGAGTTTGACCAAACTCGATGAAAACAAGGTGTATTCAGACATCGGCCTTACCGAAACAAGCCTCAAAGGGATATACGGCAGCTGGAAAAACATACGTACAGACGAACAGGGTCTTATCACCATGATGGGTACGGACGAATTACAGCAGGGCGCCTTTCAAATGAAAAGCGATGCTGCCAAAGGCGGTCTTGACCGATATGACGGTAACCTCAACTCCCTGTTAAACCAATTAGCCAACCAATGGAATCTGCGCTGGCCGGTTGTAAATGAGGCTGCCAAAATCATTAAAGGTGTCGAAAAACCAAACATATCCCCCGACAGTAAGGAAGGGCATATTTTAGGTGAAGCCTATTTTATCAGGGGTTTTGTTGATTTTGAACTGGCCATGTACTGGGGCGAAATACCCATCCGTGACCTGAGCCGTGAAAATGAACTTGGCGTCCGCCGCCAGCCGCTTAAAGATGTCTGGACTTTTATCATTAACGATTTGACCAGGGCGTCAGTGCTTTGTCCACAAACCAATGACCCGGGCAGGGCTACCAGCGGTGCGGCACTTGCCATGCTAGGCAAGGCTTATATGTCGGCACCGGAATCAACCGGCTTCCGCAATTTTGATAAAGCGCGTGAGGCTTTTGAAAAAATGATGGGAAGATATACACTGGTACCTTACAAAGATCTGTGGGATTATTCAAAAGGTAATACGGCTGAATCTATCCTGGAGTTTCAGTTCAGCCCCGTTTATCCTAATAACAATAAAATCCAGTTCCAGATAGGTTCACGTGCAGTACAGGCCTTTTTTGGAGATGGCTGTTATTATTCAGGATATGACAAAGTGGTACCAACAATTCATGCCTATGAAACTGTTGCCAATGGTGGCGTATGGGAAGATGGCGACCTTCGTCGCGATGAAAGCATCCGTTATAACTTTACCTACTATGGCGAAACGCCTACACTTGATCCTATTTTATGGGAAGATCTGGGCAACGATTATGACGAGCTGAAACCTCACATTAAAAAATATGAGGACTTTCGTACAGACAAACATACCGACAACAAAATCAACAATGAGTGGAACTCAGGAAAGAATATTCCTATACTCAGATTGGCGGATATTAAACTTTGCTACGCCGAATGTTTAAATGAGCTTAACAAAACAGGCGATGCCGTAGCTGTAGTTAACGAGGTACGTACCCGTGCATGGGGTGGTACATTACCTAACGATAAAAGATGGAACACCATGTCGCAGACAGATTTCCGTACCAATATCATGGAAGAACGTATCAGGGAACTTTTTGCCGAAAACTGGCGCCGTATTGACCTGATCCGTACCGGAAAACTTCTTGAGCTGGTAAAAGCGCGCAATAAATGGACCAGGCAATCAGGAACAATTCAGCCATTTAATGTCCTTTATCCAATACCTGACAGCGAAATGAAGCTTAACCCTCAAATTACGCCACAGGATCAAAACCCGGGGTATAAATAA
- a CDS encoding IS1182 family transposase has translation MLNQQQQIQFSAFSGLYDLIVPQDNLLRKINDLIDFTFINDELVSKYCTTNGRTAESPVRMFKYLLLKTIYTVSDVDVVERSQYDMSFKYFLEMSPEEGGIDPSSLTKFRKLRLKDNDLLNLLIGKTVTIAIEKGIIRSKSIIVDATHSLSRSNPYSALEVLRERSKLLRKVVYAIDEDMKAGMPEKNTTDELEKELAYCSALEKYIEADQPLCQIPAVKEKLNLLKETVADTQEHYTLSKDKDAKTGHKSADSSFFGYKTHLAMTEERIITAAVVTSGEKGDGPELPQLLEISQKNGIEVEAIIGDTAYSGKDNLKIATEQDIKIVAKLTPAISQGTRKEEDKFDYNKDAGMFVCPAGHLAIRKAREGKKNVGKNQSYLYFFDVEKCKICPLKDGCYKPGAKTKTYSVTIKSTTHQEQQAFQETEYFKEKAKNRYMIEAKNSELKNVHGYDRAIAYGIENMQMQGALAIFTVNLKRIIKLIG, from the coding sequence ATGCTTAACCAACAACAGCAGATCCAGTTCAGTGCCTTTTCGGGGCTATACGATCTGATCGTTCCCCAAGACAATCTTCTGCGGAAGATCAACGACTTGATAGATTTTACATTTATCAACGATGAACTGGTCAGCAAATATTGCACAACCAACGGTAGGACAGCTGAAAGCCCTGTACGGATGTTCAAATATCTGTTATTAAAGACGATCTATACTGTTTCAGATGTTGATGTGGTCGAACGTTCGCAGTATGATATGTCCTTCAAATATTTCCTGGAAATGTCGCCGGAGGAAGGGGGCATTGATCCCAGTTCATTGACAAAGTTCAGAAAACTACGGCTGAAGGATAACGATCTTTTAAATCTGCTTATTGGTAAGACCGTAACTATAGCTATTGAAAAAGGAATCATCCGCTCTAAGTCCATCATTGTTGATGCCACCCATTCCCTGTCAAGATCGAACCCCTATTCAGCCTTGGAAGTGTTACGGGAGCGTTCCAAACTGCTCCGCAAAGTGGTATATGCTATAGATGAAGATATGAAGGCGGGCATGCCGGAAAAGAACACCACGGATGAATTGGAAAAAGAACTGGCCTATTGTAGTGCATTAGAAAAGTATATTGAAGCCGACCAGCCGTTATGCCAGATACCTGCGGTAAAAGAAAAACTCAACCTGTTGAAAGAGACGGTAGCCGATACGCAAGAGCACTATACGCTATCCAAAGACAAGGATGCCAAAACCGGCCATAAATCTGCAGATAGTTCCTTCTTTGGTTATAAGACGCATTTGGCGATGACTGAAGAACGCATCATCACAGCCGCGGTGGTCACTTCGGGAGAAAAAGGCGATGGCCCGGAACTTCCCCAACTTTTGGAAATCAGTCAAAAAAATGGTATCGAAGTCGAAGCAATCATTGGTGATACGGCTTATTCCGGGAAAGATAATCTTAAGATAGCAACTGAACAGGACATCAAGATCGTAGCCAAACTTACACCGGCGATTTCTCAAGGAACCAGAAAAGAAGAAGACAAGTTTGATTATAACAAAGATGCAGGTATGTTCGTATGTCCGGCGGGACATTTGGCTATCCGCAAAGCCAGGGAGGGGAAGAAAAATGTCGGAAAAAATCAATCTTACCTTTACTTTTTTGACGTTGAAAAATGTAAGATATGTCCATTAAAAGACGGCTGTTACAAACCCGGGGCTAAGACCAAAACCTATTCAGTAACTATAAAGTCAACCACACATCAGGAGCAACAGGCTTTCCAGGAAACAGAATACTTTAAAGAAAAGGCTAAAAACCGATATATGATCGAAGCTAAAAACAGCGAGTTGAAAAATGTCCATGGGTATGATCGGGCAATAGCCTATGGAATCGAAAATATGCAGATGCAGGGTGCATTAGCGATCTTCACTGTCAACCTGAAAAGGATCATCAAATTGATCGGCTAA
- a CDS encoding HD domain-containing protein, whose product MKPAVLLTRWVKLKYEGNLIKRSGEPYFTHLAAVAKMAQFAACMGYETGLCHDLLEDTSTTENELLNALTSFGYTRSEAGYIANCVVELTDVFTPDVYPHLSKKKRKAKEGLRLTTISPEAQTIKYCDLIDNISWVMQYDKKHASKYLLKKQRLLSAMMNGDKELYQKALNKIKKGLDVLANSSHTSLQ is encoded by the coding sequence ATGAAGCCTGCTGTATTACTGACACGCTGGGTGAAGTTGAAATATGAAGGTAATTTGATCAAGCGCAGCGGCGAACCTTATTTTACTCATCTTGCGGCCGTGGCGAAAATGGCACAGTTTGCAGCTTGCATGGGTTATGAGACCGGTCTTTGTCATGATCTTTTAGAAGACACGTCAACTACCGAAAATGAATTATTAAATGCTTTGACCAGCTTCGGTTATACCAGATCAGAAGCCGGGTACATTGCAAACTGCGTAGTGGAGCTGACCGATGTATTTACCCCGGATGTTTATCCGCATTTAAGCAAAAAGAAACGTAAAGCAAAGGAAGGATTACGCTTAACCACCATCAGTCCGGAAGCTCAAACTATCAAATATTGTGATCTTATAGATAATATAAGCTGGGTTATGCAATACGATAAAAAACATGCTTCAAAATACCTTTTGAAAAAACAGCGTTTATTGTCAGCCATGATGAATGGTGATAAAGAATTATATCAAAAAGCCCTGAACAAAATTAAAAAGGGATTGGATGTATTGGCCAATTCATCGCATACATCGTTGCAATGA
- a CDS encoding DUF1543 domain-containing protein: MKLYLILLGAEAPGRNVEQHDYFFGIADSLKDLVPEVKSFWPEAGNSLHIDGWREVTSVDNWAIRVVPQNDERPVSANKLFFLNLGGYTGGKLEEQHDTVLTVQGNRALAIQAARESSFFKTNSLKGTATAHIDEKYGVDVDNIYRIEELPSPVFKEKYRLVISEGAALPADKIHLGYFKLDKII, from the coding sequence ATGAAACTGTATTTGATATTACTTGGAGCGGAAGCCCCTGGAAGAAACGTAGAACAACATGATTATTTTTTTGGCATTGCCGATAGCCTGAAAGACCTGGTGCCGGAAGTCAAATCATTTTGGCCTGAGGCCGGAAACAGTTTGCACATTGACGGCTGGCGGGAAGTGACCAGCGTGGATAACTGGGCTATCAGGGTGGTGCCGCAAAACGACGAGCGCCCGGTTTCAGCAAATAAACTGTTCTTTTTAAACTTGGGTGGTTATACAGGCGGCAAACTGGAGGAGCAGCACGATACGGTGCTGACAGTGCAGGGTAACCGTGCGCTGGCTATCCAGGCAGCCCGGGAAAGCTCATTTTTTAAAACGAATTCTTTAAAAGGCACCGCTACCGCGCATATCGATGAAAAATATGGAGTTGATGTCGATAACATTTACAGGATCGAAGAATTGCCATCGCCGGTTTTTAAAGAAAAATACCGGCTCGTGATCAGTGAGGGGGCCGCATTGCCAGCGGATAAAATTCATTTAGGCTATTTTAAACTGGATAAAATCATATGA